The genomic stretch CCTCGGAGGGTCCGAAGTGCGTTCGGTACAGGGCCCGCAGGTCCTGACGACGGAGCTTTCCGAGCGTCGACTTCCAGGCATCGAGCTCGAACTCGGGCGGCGGCGCCGGCAGATCGATCCAGTCGGAGCCGGAAATGCGAATCCCGGCGGCATCACCGGTAAACGCGATGTCTTCGAGACGATAGACATGGTGGTGCCGGGCATGGCCGGGAGTCTCGAGAACCGAGAAGCGCAGGCCCTCGATCTCCAGCACATCGCCGTCCTCGACTACGGTCACGCGCTCGGCCGGCGCCGCCATTACCTCGCCCCAGAGCGAGTCCATCAACTCTCCGTAGATCCGGGTGGCGCTGGCCAGGAGCTTCGATGGGTCGATCAAGTGAGGCGCGCCCCGGCGGTGGACGTAGACCTGAGAGCCGCGCTGGGCCCACCAACCCGCCGCGCCGGCGTGATCGAGATGAATATGAGTGACCAGAACGTGACGGATATCTCCAATCGCAACGCCGTGCTCGGCAAGACCGCGTTCGAGCGCCGGCAAGGTACTGGCCGGTCCGGTCTCAACCAGAACCGGAGCGCCATCTCCGAGAACCAGGAACGCGGCGACGGTGTGCGGCGTGTTCTGGTACTCGAGATCCAAAGTCTCTATCCGCATCGATTCTTCCTATCAGATTTCGTCTTCGGCGAGCTCGAGAATACCTCGGCGAAGCGCCGCGTGGCGGTCGAAGCGCGCGACGAACTCCGACTCTCGAGCTCCACCCTTGGCCTTGATGATCTCGACCAGGGCGGCCTTGGAGCGCTTCGACCAGCGCCCGACTCGGGGCAGTATCATCGTGAGTGGCGCCCAGCGGTCCCAAGCCAGACGCTGGCCGGGAGTGAACCCGGATCGCGATCGCACTCCCAGGAGCTCCCCCGCTTCCCGGGCGCATGTCCGGATCCCGAGCTCACGGTCGGCGCCGAAGCGATCCGCGAGATAGCGACTGATGCGCAGCCCAACGTTCTCGCGGGCAATCAAGCCGACGATGTCGTCACGCGCCTTTCCGAGATGCAGATACACCTCCACGGCCGCCATCTTCCTCAGAGTCTGGATGCTCGAGCGATGGCGTGGGTTCTTCCTCATCTTCCTGAGCTCGCCGGCAACGATCCGCGAGACCTCCGGATCCCGGGGACGAAAGCCGAGCTTGTAGTAGAACCACCAGGCGCCGGATTCGAGGGCCTCCGGGTTGTCGTGGCCGAGCTGATAGGTCTCGATCCCGAAGCTGTCGACGGCGAACATGTACCTGACCATCGCCAGGCCGCGGCCGTAGACGTAGGCCGCTTCCGAGCCGCGGTAGGTCTCGAAGATGTTATAGGCCACCAGTGCCGAGCTGTACAGCGCGCTGGACAGGAAGTAGCCCATCGGAACGCCATTCTTGAGGATCAGGAAACCGTACACGGCATCAAGCATCTGGCGCCGTTCGGGTATCGCACCGTAGCAAACGAATTGCAGTCCGCGTCCGCAATCCATCAGGTGGACATCGCGCCGGTCGGCATGAATGAAGACATCGAGATCGCGCGAGCGCGAGATCATCGCTTCGCGGGCAAGGGCAATGAGCTCCTCGGCCTCGCGAGGTCGAATCGAACGGACCGCTCGGGGCGGGCGTCGCAGTGCTCCCGGGAACGAGTCCCTCGAGGTCTCCAGCGGAGCCCCCTGATAGACGACGGGCGAAGAACTGTATCGCGCCCTGCTGCGGTTGGGAGTCGTCGGCCCCGGCTCCAAGCGGAGCGGAAGATCCAGTTCTTCGAAAACCTGCTCGCGCCAGAATGAGCTCGCGCCAAGACCGGCGAAACAACGCACGATGAAGGTGGCGTCGGTCTCGTCGGGCCCCTTCAGCCGGTCCACCCAATCGCGCGCGTCGAACCAGACCTCCTCGAGTGCCAGACTCTCGCTGTACGACATCAGCACGACCAACCTCGCGGCCAGAAGCTCCCGGTTCTCGAACCAATCCCACTCGACGCGGAAAAGGGTCGGCCAGCGCTCGGCCAACCACAGGGCCGTGAACCAGAAAAAGCTGTAGGAGATGGTCGTACCCGCGATGCCGCTGCTGTCGAGCTCCCGACGGTGGCGCTTGAGATCGCGACGGAGCTCGAAGGTGTCGAGCATTCTCTCGACGATGCCCAGAATCTCGGCGTCGTCCGGATAGGCGCGGAGAAAGCAGAGCAACTCGTGCAGACGGACGACCTGCGAGGAGTTGGCGAGCACGGACCGCTCCAAATCCCTCAACGACACGAGTTTGGCGTCTCGCGAGCGGCCGCCATAGGAGAGCTTCAGAGCCTCCAGGCGGCGCAGGGTGCGAGCCGGATTTCCCTTCCCCATCTGTCTATCGTAGCCGCTTTGACCAGCCTCGAGACCAGGACGCCCAGGTGTCCTCCGATCGCGACGGCGGGAAGACCCGGTGCCTCCGGCACCTCATCGGAAGCCCCGTACCAGCGGCGGCACGAGTAGGCCCGGGACTTGCACTGACAGAATCAAGCAAAGGAGAACGCCATGAAGCCCCTTCGACCCTTTCACCTGACGCTTCGTACCGCCCTGGTTGCCGTCCTTGGTGCGGCCGTCCTCTTCTCTGTCGGCTGCCCACGCGCGGAGGAGGCGTCGTCCGCCGAGCAGGCGGCTCTGGCCGCCGCGGTAGAAGCAGAGAGTCAAGCACTCCAGGAACGCCTTGAAGAAGCGGCGGCAGCTCAGGCGGCGGCCAACGAGGCGGCGGAGAAGGTCCTCGCCGAGCGTGAGGCGCTGCTCGAGATTCGCGAGGAGCAACTTCGCATGGAAGAAGCGCTCCGGCTCGAAAAGGCCCGAGACGCCAGGCGCAAAACCGAGCTCGCCGAGCGCGAGCGGCTGCTGGCGGCGCGCGAAAAGCAGCTCGAAAACTACGAATCCAATCTGGCCTTCCAGGAGCGGGAGCTGCGAGATCGTGAGGCTATTCTCGAGGACGCTGCCGCTGCCACAAGCGGCGCGACGGACCCGGAAGGCCTTGACGAGGCCGACCCGTATGTTCCGGGCGCCTCCGAACCGGAAGTCGCCGACGCGATGGCGGCCGAGCCCGAGTTCGTACTGGCCTCACTCGAGCCGGGGAGACTGCTCGAGATCGAGTTCGAAGAGACGGTCTCGAGCGCGACCCATCGGGAGGGCGACTCCTTTTCCGGCAGGCTGGTACAAGATCTGACCGCGGAAGACGGCACTCTGGTGGTCCCGGCTGGCACGGAAGTCCTCGGCAGGGTGACGAGCGTGACCCCACTCAAGAAGGTCGGCGGCAGGGCATCGATCGAGGTCGAGTTCACTCACCTCGTCCTGTCGCCCACCGAGTCCATCGCAATCAGCGCGTCCTTCGTTGAGCTCGGAGTCGACAAGCGCAAGGACAAGAAGAAGATTGCCGGCGCGGCCATCGTCGGAGCCATCCTGGGCCGGGTGCTCGGTGGCGACGGCGCCGAGAGCGTCCTCGCCGGGGCTGCGGCTGGTGCGGCCGCTGGCACGGTCGCCGTGGCTCGAGCCCAGGGCAAAGATGCCGAGCTACCAGCCGGCCAGATCGTCGCCCTGCAATTGGAGGAGGTCGTGACGGTCGAGGTGCAAATGACCGGCCCGGTCGAGCGCTGAGCTGCGGGGCCGCCGCCCACGGCACGATATGATCTCCCCGTGCTGGAGCGAAGTCGCCTCAACCC from bacterium encodes the following:
- a CDS encoding MBL fold metallo-hydrolase, with the translated sequence MRIETLDLEYQNTPHTVAAFLVLGDGAPVLVETGPASTLPALERGLAEHGVAIGDIRHVLVTHIHLDHAGAAGWWAQRGSQVYVHRRGAPHLIDPSKLLASATRIYGELMDSLWGEVMAAPAERVTVVEDGDVLEIEGLRFSVLETPGHARHHHVYRLEDIAFTGDAAGIRISGSDWIDLPAPPPEFELDAWKSTLGKLRRQDLRALYRTHFGPSEDVAQELDRFEELLIETVETIRNLAARGLDREAMLARYTDWVADRGRASGADDETMGVYAIANPRDMSVDGVLRHLRHLDG